From Arcobacter arenosus:
TTCCAATTGGTGTTATTGGAATCATTTATGAAAGCAGACCAAATGTTACTTCTGATACAGCAGCATTATGTTTTAAAAGTGGTAATGTGTGTGTTTTAAAGGGTGGAAAAGAAGCTGAACACTCTAATAATGCTATTGCAAATGTTTTAAGACATGTATTAGCTAAAAACAAACTTCCTGAACAGGCCATTGCACTTTTACCAGATTCAAGTCGTGAAGGTGTTGCAAACTTAATTAAACAAGATAAGTATGTTGACCTTATTGTTCCAAGAGGTGGAGCTGCATTAATTAAATATGTAAGTGAAAATGCAACAGTACCAGTTGTAAAACATGATAAAGGTCTTTGTCATATCTATATAGATAAAGATGCAAATCATAAAAAAGCGATTCAAATAGCAATAAATGCAAAAGTTCAAAGACCAGGTGTTTGTAATGCAATGGAGACTTTATTAGTTCATAAAGAAGTAGCTGCTTATATTTTACCACCTTTATATGAGGCTTTTATTGCAGCGGGGACTGAACTTAAAGGTTGTGAAGTAACTAGAGAATATATTGAAATAGATTGTGCTACCCATGAAGATTATGATACTGAGTATTTAGCAAATATATTAAATATAAAAGTTGTTAAAAATGTAGAAGAAGCAATTCTTCACATAGGTAAATATGGTTCAGGTCACTCAGAAGCAATTATTAGTGAAAACTATTCAATTGTAAATAAGTTCTTAAATGAAGTAGATGCTGCTTGTGTATATGCAAATGCAAGTACAAGATTTACTGATGGTGGAGCTTTTGGATTAGGTGCAGAAGTTGGTATTTCAACAAATAAGCTTCATTCAAGAGGGCCAATGGGAATAAATGATTTAACAACATTTAAATATAAAATTTATGGTCAAGGACAAATAAGATAATGTCAAAAAAAATATACTGTATAGCTTCATTTAAAGCAAAAGAGGGAAAAGAGCAAGAGCTTTTAAAGACTCTTCAAAGTCTTGAACCACAAACAACCAGAGAAGATGGGTGTATTCAATATATTGTAACAAAACATATTGAACATCCAAATGCAATGGGTAAATCATTTCCTATAGTATTTAATGAGATTTGGGAATCAAAAGAAGCTTTCGAACTTCATTGTAATAAACCATATATTACTAATTTTTTTGAAACACATTGTGTGGATAAAAACGGTTTAGTTGAAGATTTTAATGTATGTGTATACACCGATGAAGTAAACTAATGGCATAAGCCATTAGTTTAACTTTGATTTATTTTTCTGGATCAAACATCTCACCCATACTTTTCATCATCTCTTCCATCATTTTTTGTTGTTCTGGAGACAAATCTTCCATTTGTTTTTGATTCTCTTCCATTATATCTTTAATGGTTCTAATAGGATAGTTTGGTAATTTAAATTTATTTTCATCAATTGAGATATTGAGCTGAACTTTTGTGGCAATTTGAGTTTCTATTATCCCCATAGTTTCAGTTTTTATTTTTAAAGGGATTCCTTTATAAATACACATAGAAACTCCACTTAAGTCCCAAATATCACACTTATATCCAGCTATTTTTTCACTACCAACTTTTACACCGCCAAGAGATTTTAATCCTTTTTCACCATCTTGATTAAAGTATATAGTTTCTTGCTCTTTTGAAATAGTTTGTTTATAAATTACTTTTTCTTCTTCATCAACACTATAAATCACACCATTGTCAAATTTTACTATTTCATCTTCTTTTTCTTCTTGTCCCATTATCATTTGAACTCTTTGTTCTTTAGATAATTCAATTGCCCCATTATTTTTGAAATAAAGTGTTTTATTTCCACTTAATTTTGTGGGCATCCCCATCATAGAGCCACTACCTGTTATTTTGTAATTTATAACTGCTGACTTAACTTCATACCGTTTTGTTTGAGCAAATAAAGTAGTTGCAGTAATTAGATAAATAATAGATATCAAATAGATAAAACGATTTTTCATAACTTCTCCTTTATCTAATTATACTCCTATATAATTAAATAAATTATTAAAAATTTTCTATCTTGAAGATAAGGCTAACTTTACGGCAAGAGTACCTAAAACAAAAGAGGTCATGATATTCATATATTTAACAATATTAGGTTTTTCTATAAGTTTTGCACTTAAAACATTACCAGCTATTCCAATTGATGAAAATACAATAATTGTTAAGACCATAAAAATTAAACCCAAAGTAATCATCTGCATAGGAACATTTCCATTTGCTGGTGTGACAAATTGAGGTAAAAATGCTAAAAAGAAAATTGAAACTTTTGGATTTAAAACATTCATAAAAAAACCTTTTATATAAAGTTTTTTTAATTCACCTGATGAGTTTTGTACAGATAAATCTAAAGGCTCATTTCTATATTTAAAAGCTTGATATGCTAGATAAAGTAGATAAGCAACTCCAGCATATTTTACGATATTAAAAGCTATTTCAGAAGTTTTGAAAATTACAGAGATTCCAAATGCAGCAGCTGTTGTATGAACAATAATTCCTGTTGTTAAACCTAAGGTTGTGATTACAGCAGCTTTTTTACTTTTTGTCATCCCTTGGGTTAAGACATAGATATTATCAGGTCCTGGAGCAAGACATAATAAAAATGAAGCTATTAAAAATAGATAGATATTTGAAAGTTCTAACATATATTTTCCTTTAAATTTTTCAAAATTATAACAAAAATTATAAAAAAGAATTCCATGCCACTAAATGAACACCGTTTGTCACTAAAGTGTCACAATAAAAAATTTGGAGAGAAATATGAACTATTCTGAAAAAAGATACATAAGTTATGGTGTAATTACAATTTTTACACTTCTGCTTCCTTTTATAACAATAAATGGAAACCATATCTTGCTTTTATCCTTTGATAAATTGCAATTTCATTTTATAGGGTTTGTTTTTAATATGAATGAACTATATATAATGCCGTTTTTATTAATGTTTTTGTTTATTGGGATTTTTGCATTAACAGCAATGTTTGGTAGAGTTTGGTGTGGATGGGCCTGTCCACAAACTATATTTAGAGTAATCTATAGAGACTTAATTGAGTCATGGCTTTTAGGTTTAAGGAGAATAAAAAACAAACAAAAAGATATTGATTATTCAAAAAATAATAATAAAATCAAAAAATATATTGGTGTATTTTTATGGATAATTTTATCTTTTGTTGCCGCATCAAATTTTATGTTATATTTTGTTCCCCCTGAGGATTTTTTTATTTATATACAAAATCCAAGTGAACATCTTATTCTTTTCATGTTTGTTATAAGTATCGCATTATTTTTAATATTTGATATTATATTTATGAAAGAAGATTTTTGCACCTTTGCATGTCCTTATTCTAGAATACAGTCAGTTTTATATGATGATGACACTAAACAGGTTTTATATAATACAAATAGAGGTGGCAATATTTATAATAATGGACAAAAATCTATTTTTGATGTGAAGCAATGGAATTCAAATGAAGAGTGCACAACCTGTGAAGCTTGTGTTAAAATATGTCCAACCCATATTGATATTAGAAAAGGTTTACAAGTTGAGTGTATCAACTGTTTAGAGTGTTCTGATGCTTGTAGTAAAGTAATGGCTAAACTGGGAAAAGCTTCACTTATTGAATGGGGAAGCACTAATGCAGTAATTAAAAAAAGAATCAATACAATTTTTTCAAAGAGAAATATTGCTTATTTAGCATCTTTAGTTTTTTGTATTGTTTTAGCAGGATATTTTGCATCGGGTAAAGAAGAGTTTTTAGTTAATATAAATAAAACCACAAAACTTTACAATATTGAAGATAATGGTTTAGTTTCAAATAATTATCTAATTACTTTACATAATACAAGCAGAAAAACTTTA
This genomic window contains:
- the ccoG gene encoding cytochrome c oxidase accessory protein CcoG, with protein sequence MNYSEKRYISYGVITIFTLLLPFITINGNHILLLSFDKLQFHFIGFVFNMNELYIMPFLLMFLFIGIFALTAMFGRVWCGWACPQTIFRVIYRDLIESWLLGLRRIKNKQKDIDYSKNNNKIKKYIGVFLWIILSFVAASNFMLYFVPPEDFFIYIQNPSEHLILFMFVISIALFLIFDIIFMKEDFCTFACPYSRIQSVLYDDDTKQVLYNTNRGGNIYNNGQKSIFDVKQWNSNEECTTCEACVKICPTHIDIRKGLQVECINCLECSDACSKVMAKLGKASLIEWGSTNAVIKKRINTIFSKRNIAYLASLVFCIVLAGYFASGKEEFLVNINKTTKLYNIEDNGLVSNNYLITLHNTSRKTLNLGVELIDNDKYEVKRFREVNLNPKQRVKTVLIIKVKEKLLLSNKKDTPLKTKIKFYDKNNPKINVIKESSFIYPRNDLLK
- a CDS encoding putative quinol monooxygenase, whose product is MSKKIYCIASFKAKEGKEQELLKTLQSLEPQTTREDGCIQYIVTKHIEHPNAMGKSFPIVFNEIWESKEAFELHCNKPYITNFFETHCVDKNGLVEDFNVCVYTDEVN
- a CDS encoding glutamate-5-semialdehyde dehydrogenase, producing the protein MTQFLEESKKISREISTLSGEVKNKVLNEMADALMDHCDFIVSCNAKDMSEGKLNNLSDALLDRLYLDGDRVKGMADAIREIATLKEPVGRTLDGWVTENGLNIQKVSIPIGVIGIIYESRPNVTSDTAALCFKSGNVCVLKGGKEAEHSNNAIANVLRHVLAKNKLPEQAIALLPDSSREGVANLIKQDKYVDLIVPRGGAALIKYVSENATVPVVKHDKGLCHIYIDKDANHKKAIQIAINAKVQRPGVCNAMETLLVHKEVAAYILPPLYEAFIAAGTELKGCEVTREYIEIDCATHEDYDTEYLANILNIKVVKNVEEAILHIGKYGSGHSEAIISENYSIVNKFLNEVDAACVYANASTRFTDGGAFGLGAEVGISTNKLHSRGPMGINDLTTFKYKIYGQGQIR
- a CDS encoding LysE family translocator; the encoded protein is MLELSNIYLFLIASFLLCLAPGPDNIYVLTQGMTKSKKAAVITTLGLTTGIIVHTTAAAFGISVIFKTSEIAFNIVKYAGVAYLLYLAYQAFKYRNEPLDLSVQNSSGELKKLYIKGFFMNVLNPKVSIFFLAFLPQFVTPANGNVPMQMITLGLIFMVLTIIVFSSIGIAGNVLSAKLIEKPNIVKYMNIMTSFVLGTLAVKLALSSR